CTAAACATCCCTCTGGTCAGAACACTTCCCATTCACTGCTGGAAGGCATCCAGTCCTTACTTATCCGAGTTTTGGTCTTCGACAATTCTGGCCCACTCTACCATCCCTTGCAGCCTCCCAGGCAGCCCCTCCTCCGAGGGACTCTGGGCTGGGTCTGCCATCTGGTGGCAGCTCCAGAGATCAGACACTTCACTTCTCTGTCATCAGTAGGCCTGTACCATGAgctccctttttcctttgctcttctgCTCTGTTGGGCCAGGCCCTCAATCTCTTTCTCAAACATGAGTATTTATTATTCCTTAACCTCATTCcctcatcctatttcttatgctGTTCTTACCTTATTATCTTAAGAAAACATCTctccttgtcttttcctttcctgtttcacAAGGagaccttcaaaaaaaaaaaaaaaaaggcattctggAAAAGAGACATCCTGAAAGGCCAATGCCCATCCACCTCTAAAATTCTTAAGAGTTCAAGAGCTCTCCTTCAGAAATTTTCATCAACTACTAACTGTTCTCATATTAAAGTTGCTTTTTTCTCGGAACCAgggtacaaaatatttttaaaaataggactcCCACTGCAGCAAAATTTTTTCTACATACCCAATATATACTTCTCCTTGATGGGTGGgttacttttattttccctttcgtAGTCCTCTGTATTTCTAAAGTTTTCTAAAAGGAATACACTGATATAAATAGGAAATATAAATGTTATGTAGAAAGGGAGAGCAAAAAAGAACTTTATGGCAAATAGGCCTTTcgcttttttcttttacttcttcctttaatATTACTTTGTACTTTTCCCAGTTTTCTAAAAGGagcatttgttttttaagttttggatTTTAATTCCAATAAACAAAGttgtatcagtttcaggtgtaaaaaGGAGCATGTTGTTAACATAAACAGGAAATACAgttaagtcagagaaaaaaagggGTGCTTAGTGGTAAACAGGATCATCGGAAAGGCGGTTAAACCAGGAGGTGGGAGAGACAAGCTGTTGGAAGTAAACTACTAGTAACAGATCTTGACTTGTAATTAAATGTTGGTGGCTCTGTAAGGAGTCTGTGATTCCAGGAGGGGTTTCCCGTTGCTCCTGGAGCCACATCTGTCTTGCGTGTTATTTGTCTTTGGCTTCATGATGGTTCTCATCTTCCTGAGCAGAAGCAGGAATTGGGGCAGGATGCTACCTGGAGAACGATTTACTTTGCCCAGCAGTTTATTGAGATCCTCTTAACTGCGAATGCCGGGTTCATGGTGGAGAAAGAGGCTGAGAGTTATTTGGTCCCGAAACACGTTACCTACCAGCTCGAGCATATCTACCAACAGTTAAGACGGCGCAGTGGCCAGGTACAGGGATCAGCAAGGTTTGGCCTAAGCCTCTGCTTAGACCAGAATACTGCAACGGCTTCCAATAGCAAGAGTGAAAATTAAACTCCCTAAAAGACTTTGTAGGTCAGCCTGGCAATCTGTTTgcttgtaacttttttttttctctgagaaaatacattcagtcatttattcagcaaacatttattaagtgcataGTTATGTGCAAGATGCTGCTTTAGATGTAAGTGTAAACTTAAGAAATAACTCCTGCCCTCCAGGTGCTTACAATCTAGAAGGGGAAATAAGACATGTATGCAAATAGCTTTTATACAGGATGACTGTAGTTTCAGCAATGAAGAGTAGTAAGTGCAAAAAAGAACaccctcacttaaaaaaatggagCTCACATGATGTGTTGCAAGGAAATGCAttggaatggcaaaaaaaaaaaaaaaaaggatttgaaatgTATGCATACATTGCCTCTACTTGAATGCTCGGGGAATCAGATACACAAAAACACTCAAGCAAAAAGATATTGTCatattaaaattgctttttataCCTAgactgcaatatttttaaaagaaaacagtccAAGGTGTTACTATAGTAATAATCTGCctataaattatgatatatcaCTACTGTATTTTCTTACCGTTCTGTTatattaaagtttttcttttattttaaagattatttattagagagagagagagagagggagcatgagcaggggaaggggcaaagggagaaggagagggacgagactctgctgagcagggagctcgaccgGCAGcatgcaggctcaatcccaggagtctgagatcattacctgagctgaagtcaggcacttaagcgactgagtcacgcaggcacccctaaagtttttcttttaaaaagaaatatatagtagCATATAAGAGCCTTTTCATTATAATATAgtaaaatggaattttacatttattgaatgaacaaGAAAATAGTGATGGGATGTTATGTTTTCTGCTCCCCTTTTCTCTTCAATCTCAGGAAAAACTGATAGACTCTCTtagtaaaaaaattaatcaagtaTACAAAGTCTGCATTGGAGATGCTGATGTTGGCAGCCTCAACCCAGTTCAAAAGCTGGTAAAAGTAGAGTCTCGCCTGGTAGAACTGAGTGATCTCATTGAATCCATTCCCAAAGAAAACGTGGAGGCAATTGAGAGGATAAAACAGAAAGAACGGCGGCAAAAGTACAGTCAATGTCTTAACTATAGAAGTGTAGTGAATGACTTAATGAGATGAGAAACTGTTTTTGCTGGGATTCCACAAACACTGAGCAAGCCCCTATTACATAGCAAGGATCGTGATAAAGATGCAGTAGACCCAAACCCAGACCTGCCCTTCTCTGAGCTATGATTTAATGTGGAAGACACAGTCATCAAATATTCTTATG
This Ursus arctos isolate Adak ecotype North America unplaced genomic scaffold, UrsArc2.0 scaffold_21, whole genome shotgun sequence DNA region includes the following protein-coding sequences:
- the LOC130544446 gene encoding coiled-coil domain-containing protein 38-like, with translation MLCFLLPFSLQSQEKLIDSLSKKINQVYKVCIGDADVGSLNPVQKLVKVESRLVELSDLIESIPKENVEAIERIKQKERRQKLREEKMKEKQKHQEERLKAALERAVAQPKRKLGRRLVYRSKPPSGNRHELLLVKDTRTKSLEDEYFLT